A single window of uncultured Pseudodesulfovibrio sp. DNA harbors:
- the mazG gene encoding nucleoside triphosphate pyrophosphohydrolase, whose protein sequence is MSEKNHEASTQAMKELLGVIDALIAPDGCPWDKEQTPRSMCDYLAEEAFELIEGIRNKDKAEAMEELGDVMFILLFIATLYEREGAHSLADSINYSAAKMIRRHPHVFGDKNFKDIKELWDNWENVKREENKKTGRKRVFDSLPKGLPPLLKAYRINSKSARNNFTWDSDEAVEVQLKEEWQEWQEALAKNDQEASEQEFGDYLFTLVELGRRKGIKANSALDFANQKFLGRFGKMEELAEMRNQVFSELNLDEMNALWDEVKDWENE, encoded by the coding sequence ATGAGTGAAAAAAATCATGAAGCCTCGACACAGGCCATGAAAGAGTTGCTTGGTGTCATTGATGCCTTGATCGCACCAGACGGCTGTCCCTGGGACAAGGAACAGACTCCGCGCTCCATGTGCGATTATCTGGCAGAAGAAGCATTCGAACTCATTGAAGGCATCCGCAACAAAGATAAAGCTGAAGCCATGGAAGAGCTGGGCGACGTCATGTTTATCCTCCTGTTCATAGCCACCCTTTATGAACGAGAAGGAGCACACTCTCTGGCCGACTCAATTAATTACAGTGCAGCCAAGATGATTCGTCGGCACCCGCATGTCTTCGGCGACAAGAATTTCAAAGACATCAAAGAACTCTGGGATAACTGGGAAAACGTCAAACGGGAAGAAAACAAGAAAACCGGCAGAAAACGGGTTTTCGACTCATTGCCCAAAGGCCTCCCCCCGTTGCTCAAGGCATACCGTATCAATTCCAAGTCCGCCCGTAACAATTTCACTTGGGATTCCGACGAAGCCGTAGAGGTTCAACTCAAGGAAGAATGGCAGGAATGGCAGGAAGCCTTGGCGAAAAACGATCAGGAAGCATCTGAACAGGAATTCGGAGACTACCTTTTCACGTTGGTTGAATTGGGAAGACGCAAAGGTATCAAGGCAAACAGCGCACTGGACTTTGCCAACCAAAAATTCCTTGGCCGATTCGGCAAAATGGAAGAACTCGCTGAAATGCGCAATCAGGTTTTTTCAGAATTGAACCTCGACGAAATGAATGCCCTCTGGGACGAAGTAAAAGACTGGGAAAACGAATAA
- a CDS encoding CvpA family protein: MNFLDIILICIIALFLLRGFFRGLIQEVLSLIAIVLALFLASHFDHLIAPHLDLYIESSITISALSYALIFVGTLIVFWLLTKLIRSVLELSLLGWLDRTAGGVFGLIEGVLICLVGLMFLQTFAPDADILKESYLAPHAQHLIDALGEHIDMPSPQEALNNAKDALGIANETAQ; encoded by the coding sequence ATGAATTTTTTGGACATCATTCTCATCTGCATTATTGCCCTCTTTCTCTTGCGCGGTTTCTTCAGAGGTCTCATTCAGGAAGTCCTCTCACTTATTGCCATAGTCTTGGCTCTTTTTCTGGCTTCACACTTCGATCATCTGATCGCACCTCACTTGGATCTGTACATTGAAAGCAGCATCACGATCAGTGCATTGTCATATGCCCTGATCTTCGTCGGCACACTCATCGTGTTCTGGTTGTTGACAAAGCTCATTCGCTCTGTACTGGAACTTTCGTTGCTGGGGTGGCTCGACCGTACAGCCGGAGGAGTCTTTGGACTTATCGAGGGTGTTCTCATTTGCCTTGTCGGACTGATGTTTCTGCAAACATTCGCTCCTGATGCTGATATTCTAAAAGAATCATATCTGGCGCCACACGCGCAACACCTGATCGATGCTTTAGGCGAACATATTGATATGCCTTCACCTCAAGAGGCCCTGAACAATGCCAAAGATGCATTGGGCATAGCAAACGAGACCGCACAATAG
- the rfbC gene encoding dTDP-4-dehydrorhamnose 3,5-epimerase: MQVHETGFPGLLVLTPKVFQDERGFFLESYNYDAFKRIGISCNFVQDNHAYSKDVGVLRGLHFQTPPKAQAKLVWVTRGAVMDVAVDLRKGSPTFGKWQHVILSSANFKRMFIPAGFAHGYVTIMPDTEFQYKVDASYSPDHDGGIVWDDPDIGVDWTSALDGRTPVLSEKDKRLPRLENFNSPFNFEG, translated from the coding sequence ATGCAGGTCCATGAAACTGGATTTCCCGGCCTTCTCGTTTTGACACCAAAAGTGTTTCAGGACGAGCGGGGTTTTTTTCTGGAAAGTTACAATTACGATGCATTCAAGCGTATCGGTATTTCATGTAATTTTGTTCAGGATAATCACGCCTATTCCAAAGACGTTGGTGTGTTGCGCGGCTTGCATTTTCAAACACCTCCCAAAGCCCAAGCCAAGTTGGTCTGGGTTACCCGTGGCGCAGTAATGGATGTGGCTGTTGATTTGCGTAAAGGGTCTCCCACTTTTGGGAAGTGGCAACATGTCATTCTCAGCAGTGCAAATTTCAAGCGCATGTTCATTCCTGCGGGATTTGCTCATGGCTATGTCACCATCATGCCCGATACGGAATTTCAGTATAAGGTTGATGCTTCGTACTCTCCTGACCATGATGGCGGTATCGTCTGGGACGATCCCGATATCGGTGTGGATTGGACTTCCGCTTTGGATGGACGCACACCAGTCCTCTCGGAAAAAGACAAACGGTTGCCCCGTTTGGAAAATTTTAATTCTCCCTTCAACTTTGAGGGTTAG
- a CDS encoding mannose-1-phosphate guanylyltransferase/mannose-6-phosphate isomerase, with protein sequence MSDIERSRADFARPCHAIILAGGSGTRLWPLSRNLLPKQLLVLGGKSTLLQQTVSRVLEAFEPANIWVVTNEEHVFEVRKQVEAIDTDLKGQVLAEPLGRNTLPAIMLGLDKVVEADPTALAAVFPSDHLVSDDEAWVRDLVKASFLAADNRFVTFGVKPRKPETGYGYIALGDKLDAGVHTVDGFVEKPEYSMAEKFVQEESHYWNSGMFLFSAKHFLTQVAKCEPVLWDWWMERDTAPLEQGYREIPNISVDYGVVEKIDNIAVIRAGFDWDDLGSWEAMYRLGDKDENGNVIQGDVLAMDCKNSLLISEGGKLAVVGVSDMIMIQTRDATLTCTMEQVQAVRDVVDTLKAEGSQLVESHPTVYRPWGNYIVLEEGPHYKIKRIQVNPGARLSSQMHHHRSEHWVVVDGTAEVEVNNEPRVLVENQSVDIPKASQHRLANPGKVPLNIIEIQSGPYLEEDDIVRFDDVYGRVKK encoded by the coding sequence ATGTCCGATATCGAACGATCCAGAGCAGATTTTGCTCGTCCTTGTCATGCAATTATTCTAGCGGGCGGTTCCGGGACGCGGTTGTGGCCTCTCAGCAGAAACTTACTTCCCAAGCAGTTGTTGGTGCTGGGCGGCAAAAGTACGCTATTGCAGCAAACTGTTTCTAGAGTACTTGAAGCTTTTGAACCGGCCAATATTTGGGTTGTCACCAACGAAGAACATGTTTTTGAAGTGCGTAAACAGGTGGAAGCCATTGATACGGACTTGAAAGGACAAGTGTTGGCGGAACCTTTGGGGAGAAATACGCTCCCGGCAATTATGTTGGGATTGGATAAAGTTGTCGAAGCTGATCCAACAGCGTTGGCTGCGGTTTTTCCGTCTGATCATCTTGTCAGTGATGATGAGGCATGGGTGCGCGATCTAGTTAAGGCTTCGTTTTTGGCAGCGGATAATCGTTTTGTCACTTTCGGGGTTAAGCCTCGCAAGCCTGAGACAGGGTATGGATATATCGCGCTTGGAGATAAGCTGGATGCTGGCGTTCATACCGTGGACGGGTTTGTGGAAAAGCCTGAATACAGTATGGCCGAAAAATTTGTGCAGGAAGAGAGTCATTACTGGAATAGTGGTATGTTTTTGTTTTCTGCCAAACATTTTTTGACACAGGTTGCGAAATGTGAACCAGTTCTCTGGGATTGGTGGATGGAACGAGATACGGCTCCGCTTGAACAAGGATATCGGGAGATACCCAATATTTCAGTCGATTATGGTGTTGTGGAAAAGATTGACAATATAGCTGTGATCCGTGCCGGTTTTGATTGGGATGATCTTGGCAGCTGGGAAGCGATGTACCGCCTAGGTGACAAGGATGAAAACGGGAATGTCATTCAGGGTGACGTTTTGGCCATGGATTGCAAAAACTCCTTGCTGATCAGCGAGGGGGGCAAGCTCGCAGTTGTCGGCGTATCTGATATGATCATGATTCAAACCCGTGATGCCACTTTGACATGCACCATGGAGCAGGTTCAAGCCGTGCGTGATGTCGTTGATACCCTCAAGGCCGAAGGGAGTCAGCTTGTAGAGAGCCATCCCACAGTATATAGGCCGTGGGGCAATTATATCGTGTTGGAAGAGGGGCCACATTACAAGATTAAACGCATTCAGGTGAATCCGGGGGCAAGATTGAGTTCTCAGATGCATCATCATCGCAGTGAACATTGGGTTGTGGTGGACGGAACAGCTGAGGTCGAAGTGAATAATGAGCCTCGTGTTCTGGTGGAAAATCAATCGGTTGATATCCCTAAAGCTTCACAGCACAGACTGGCCAATCCAGGCAAGGTGCCACTCAATATTATAGAAATTCAAAGCGGACCGTATCTGGAAGAGGATGATATTGTTCGATTTGACGACGTTTACGGTAGGGTTAAGAAATAA
- a CDS encoding cytochrome c3 family protein, producing the protein MEERKASKRCGGALPFIIGFLATCVLGWAVIPGLFYEKEEQPIWFSHAIHVDGEGMDCESCHYFRDDGSYAGFPTNEVCAECHAVDPEEAMEAIAEEGIDPTDYEAIMKAELDAIEDNLAASDDDKKQAEREYVVKYLIQGKEVPWLNYQYQPDNVYFSHKAHAELSIADLAEMKKELSDVVDPAVFEGEAPEQNCNLCHVKDISTNDVPPAFERNILSGYSKMTMKMWKCERCHALKGQPNACYTCHK; encoded by the coding sequence ATGGAGGAAAGAAAAGCATCGAAACGGTGTGGAGGGGCACTTCCCTTTATCATCGGCTTCCTGGCCACCTGTGTGTTGGGCTGGGCTGTAATCCCCGGTTTGTTCTATGAAAAAGAAGAACAACCGATTTGGTTCAGTCATGCGATACACGTGGATGGCGAGGGAATGGATTGCGAAAGCTGCCACTATTTCCGGGATGACGGCTCTTATGCCGGTTTCCCGACCAACGAAGTATGTGCCGAATGTCATGCGGTCGATCCAGAAGAAGCAATGGAAGCCATTGCCGAAGAAGGCATCGACCCGACCGACTATGAAGCCATCATGAAAGCAGAACTGGATGCCATTGAGGACAATCTGGCTGCTTCGGATGACGACAAAAAACAAGCCGAACGTGAGTACGTGGTGAAGTACCTGATTCAGGGCAAGGAAGTTCCTTGGCTGAATTATCAGTACCAGCCTGACAACGTTTACTTCTCTCACAAGGCTCACGCTGAGCTGAGTATTGCCGATCTGGCAGAGATGAAGAAAGAGCTGTCTGATGTCGTTGACCCCGCAGTGTTCGAGGGCGAAGCTCCTGAACAGAACTGCAACCTGTGCCACGTAAAGGATATCAGCACTAACGATGTGCCTCCGGCTTTCGAGCGGAACATCCTTTCCGGCTACAGCAAGATGACCATGAAGATGTGGAAGTGCGAACGGTGTCACGCCCTTAAGGGTCAGCCGAACGCCTGCTACACCTGCCATAAGTAA